TACTTAAAGATTTTAGTTCTGTTGATATTTTAGATTTTTCTGTTAAAGATTTATCAAGCATTTCTAAAATTTCATCATCTTTACAAGAAAATATATTAGTCAATTTTTTAATTATATCATGTTTTTTATTATAATCAGCTTTGGCTCTTTCACCAGCTAAAAAATAAAACCTTGTATAATTTCCTTTAACATTTTCATAGTTTATAATTTTAAATATTTCTATTTGTGATGTTCTTGAAACATGAAAACCTGCACAAGCACAAATATCTATATCACCAATTTTTATAAATCTTACATCACCTTTAATTTTATCTTTTATAGCTTTTCTAAGATTTTCAATTTTATGTGCTTCTTCATTTGTATAAATTTTCTCTTCAATAACAATATCTTTCTTTATATCATTATTAACTAGTTCATCTAATTTGTCTATAATCTCTTTTGAAATATCTTTTTGATCTAAATCAACTGTTGTATATTCTTCTGCCATTCTAAAACCAACAGTATTTAAGCCAAAATTATTATAAGCCTCAGCCGAAAAAATATGTTGTGCTGTATGTTGTTGACTTATATCTTCTCTTCTTTTTTCATCAATAAAGTATGCATGTTCTCCATCTTCTAAATTTTTATTCAAGATAACTAAGTTTTCTTTTACTTCTATAATATTTGCATCAGAAATTGTTCCTCTATCTCCTAATTGTCCACCTTTACCATCAATATAAAAAGGAGAATTTAAAATTTCATAAGTCTTGTCAGAATTTTTTTTTATATTAACTTTTTTATTTTCCATAAAATTTCACCTACTTTTTAGAAAATATTTACTCTTCTTATTTTATCATTAAATTTGAAAAATAAAAACTATAATTTAATTTTAAATAAAAATATTATTATAAAATAATTATTAAAACTCATATTTTTATTTTTTAAAAGAACTGTTTAAAATTTAAAAAAAAATAAAAAAAATAGTATACATTTTAAATTTTTTATAGTATAATAGCTTTGAAAATGAGATGTAACTTTATTACCTGTGAATTATTTTTTTAGTATTGTGATAAATGATTCTTTATTAGTTCCATTTTCTAATATTAAATTTCTATATGCTTTTATAGATATATTCATTTATGTTAGTTAGTTACTTCATCATTCAACAATTTTTATTTATGGAGGTATTACAGATGAAAGGTACTGTAAAATGGTTTAACAAAGAAAAAGGATTTGGATTTATCACAGGAGAAGATGGAAAAGATGTTTTTGCACACTTCTCTCAAATTCAAAAAGAAGGATTTAAAGAATTATTTGAAGGACAAGAAGTAGAATTTGAAATTACAGAAGGACAAAAAGGTCCTCAAGCTTCAAATATTGTCATTATTAAGTAGTAATTACTTTAAATGAAACAAAAGCCCTCTTCTATTTAGGAGGGCTATTTTTTTAAGCGAATAAAATTTTTATTATAATTGGATAGACTCCAACAATAAATATAGCTCTTA
This Fusobacterium animalis 7_1 DNA region includes the following protein-coding sequences:
- a CDS encoding cold shock domain-containing protein; this translates as MKGTVKWFNKEKGFGFITGEDGKDVFAHFSQIQKEGFKELFEGQEVEFEITEGQKGPQASNIVIIK
- a CDS encoding alanyl-tRNA editing protein, translating into MENKKVNIKKNSDKTYEILNSPFYIDGKGGQLGDRGTISDANIIEVKENLVILNKNLEDGEHAYFIDEKRREDISQQHTAQHIFSAEAYNNFGLNTVGFRMAEEYTTVDLDQKDISKEIIDKLDELVNNDIKKDIVIEEKIYTNEEAHKIENLRKAIKDKIKGDVRFIKIGDIDICACAGFHVSRTSQIEIFKIINYENVKGNYTRFYFLAGERAKADYNKKHDIIKKLTNIFSCKDDEILEMLDKSLTEKSKISTELKSLSMKYAELMVKDFENTFIEYKEHKILIYNEDENLASILARFVNLDKFLLLSGHDKNYSLNSNIYDCKAIISNITKSFPTIKGGGGKNKGNIKLDKTYNKDELVELLKKGIDNNNE